In Juglans microcarpa x Juglans regia isolate MS1-56 chromosome 7D, Jm3101_v1.0, whole genome shotgun sequence, the following are encoded in one genomic region:
- the LOC121238779 gene encoding uncharacterized protein LOC121238779 isoform X1, with the protein MPMERVQPISDPRSSSTVLSIECLKGSSKADEWTGDFLQTGDIVEELRIGNPGSRRVNSSGSTLIFTAPFKNGRSGVQKVLHDAFKKKETSILVRVRRGADELAELQACIVPNESAGKKQYMLRSIADPNYTVGFLDRTESDCLELQASRSARMVTALSSTRLQDGYVAYPWERRMQECLSVPFSSCFLSVLLLPKASDQVASRYNDLEDTLARANAWLNASQASGVPIVFMNIQTESLLTKISGETASSTVNAGSLSDLSNLANASLYGFEDYHGVDIGVVKAVRLWYAPLGGELAIEIKLKEGDTKLGFAISRTEEGFIFISSVIDGDENAPSTRSGLANLYKEATNASRLLLVSRVGNQKVLPWMVSSTGAIRCFDTVSVSQKLSLHRHAKVPILLHVLLWDRGLSIPSGGNRFRAPTPGALPLPPEVQLASHPNDNQIQPLTPEVPTGSREVSAGAEVRLERDTAGELSFRFHDFSLSSNWNRK; encoded by the exons ATGCCTATGGAACGAGTCCAGCCCATATCGGATCCAAGATCATCCTCAACGGTCCTCTCCATCGAGTGCCTCAAAGGCAGCTCCAAAGCCGACGAGTGGACCGGCGATTTCCTCCAAACCGGCGACATAGTCGAGGAGCTCCGCATCGGCAACCCCGGCTCCCGCCGAGTCAACAGCTCCGGTTCGACCCTCATATTCACGGCGCCGTTCAAGAACGGCAGGAGCGGTGTCCAGAAGGTTCTCCACGACGCGTTCAAGAAGAAGGAGACCTCGATTCTCGTCCGAGTTCGCAGGGGAGCGGATGAGCTCGCCGAGTTACAGGCTTGCATCGTGCCCAATGAATCGGCGGGGAAGAAACAGTACATGCTCAGGTCGATCGCTGATCCGAATTACACCGTTGGGTTCTTGGATCGAACGGAATCTGATTGCCTCGAGCTTCAAG CTTCAAGGAGTGCCAGGATGGTTACTGCACTATCCAGCACTCGCCTTCAAGATGGATATGTTGCATATCCATGGGAGAGGAGGATGCAGGAGTGCCTATCAGTTCCATTTTCAAGCTGCTTTCTTTCTGTACTTCTCCTTCCAAAAGCTTCAGATCAAGTTGCTTCTCGCTACAATGATTTGGAAGATACCCTTGCTAGGGCAAATGCATGGCTTAATGCGTCTCAGGCCTCTGGGGTTCCTATTGTCTTCATGAACATCCAGACTGAGTCTCTGCTTACCAAG ATCTCTGGAGAAACTGCTTCTTCCACAGTGAATGCCGGATCCTTATCTGATTTGTCTAATCTTGCAAATGCAAGTCTATATGGTTTTGAGGATTACCACGGGGTGGACATTGGTGTAGTTAAAGCAGTTCGTCTCTGGTATGCACCTCTTGGAGGAGAGCTTGCAATTGAGATCAAGCTAAAAGAAGGCGACACAAAGCTTGGGTTTGCCATTAGCCGCACAGAAGAG GGATTTATCTTCATCTCATCAGTTATTGATGGTGATGAAAATGCTCCTTCAACCCGGTCAGGGCTGGCGAATTTGTACAAAGAAGCTACAAATGCATCTAGGCTGCTGCTGGTCTCACGAGTTGGCAATCAGAAGGTCCTTCCATGGATGGTTTCTTCCACAGGAGCAATTCGATGCTTTGACACTGTTTCAGTCAGCCAAAAGCTTTCATTGCACCGGCACGCCAAGGTTCCCATTCTCTTGCATGTTTTACTGTGGGACCGAGGATTGTCTATTCCAAGCGGGGGCAATAGATTTAGGGCTCCAACACCAGGTGCCCTGCCCTTACCGCCTGAAGTTCAGTTAGCATCCCATCCAAATGATAATCAAATACAGCCGTTGACACCTGAAGTTCCTACTGGGAGTCGAGAAGTTAGTGCTGGAGCTGAGGTGAGGCTTGAGCGAGACACGGCTGGGGAGCTCTCCTTTAGATTCCATGATTTTTCACTTTCAAGTAATTGG AATAGAAAGTAG
- the LOC121238779 gene encoding uncharacterized protein LOC121238779 isoform X3: MPMERVQPISDPRSSSTVLSIECLKGSSKADEWTGDFLQTGDIVEELRIGNPGSRRVNSSGSTLIFTAPFKNGRSGVQKVLHDAFKKKETSILVRVRRGADELAELQACIVPNESAGKKQYMLRSIADPNYTVGFLDRTESDCLELQASRSARMVTALSSTRLQDGYVAYPWERRMQECLSVPFSSCFLSVLLLPKASDQVASRYNDLEDTLARANAWLNASQASGVPIVFMNIQTESLLTKISGETASSTVNAGSLSDLSNLANASLYGFEDYHGVDIGVVKAVRLWYAPLGGELAIEIKLKEGDTKLGFAISRTEEGFIFISSVIDGDENAPSTRSGLANLYKEATNASRLLLVSRVGNQKVLPWMVSSTGAIRCFDTVSVSQKLSLHRHAKVPILLHVLLWDRGLSIPSGGNRFRAPTPGALPLPPEVQLASHPNDNQIQPLTPEVPTGSREVSAGAEVRLERDTAGELSFRFHDFSLSSNWS, encoded by the exons ATGCCTATGGAACGAGTCCAGCCCATATCGGATCCAAGATCATCCTCAACGGTCCTCTCCATCGAGTGCCTCAAAGGCAGCTCCAAAGCCGACGAGTGGACCGGCGATTTCCTCCAAACCGGCGACATAGTCGAGGAGCTCCGCATCGGCAACCCCGGCTCCCGCCGAGTCAACAGCTCCGGTTCGACCCTCATATTCACGGCGCCGTTCAAGAACGGCAGGAGCGGTGTCCAGAAGGTTCTCCACGACGCGTTCAAGAAGAAGGAGACCTCGATTCTCGTCCGAGTTCGCAGGGGAGCGGATGAGCTCGCCGAGTTACAGGCTTGCATCGTGCCCAATGAATCGGCGGGGAAGAAACAGTACATGCTCAGGTCGATCGCTGATCCGAATTACACCGTTGGGTTCTTGGATCGAACGGAATCTGATTGCCTCGAGCTTCAAG CTTCAAGGAGTGCCAGGATGGTTACTGCACTATCCAGCACTCGCCTTCAAGATGGATATGTTGCATATCCATGGGAGAGGAGGATGCAGGAGTGCCTATCAGTTCCATTTTCAAGCTGCTTTCTTTCTGTACTTCTCCTTCCAAAAGCTTCAGATCAAGTTGCTTCTCGCTACAATGATTTGGAAGATACCCTTGCTAGGGCAAATGCATGGCTTAATGCGTCTCAGGCCTCTGGGGTTCCTATTGTCTTCATGAACATCCAGACTGAGTCTCTGCTTACCAAG ATCTCTGGAGAAACTGCTTCTTCCACAGTGAATGCCGGATCCTTATCTGATTTGTCTAATCTTGCAAATGCAAGTCTATATGGTTTTGAGGATTACCACGGGGTGGACATTGGTGTAGTTAAAGCAGTTCGTCTCTGGTATGCACCTCTTGGAGGAGAGCTTGCAATTGAGATCAAGCTAAAAGAAGGCGACACAAAGCTTGGGTTTGCCATTAGCCGCACAGAAGAG GGATTTATCTTCATCTCATCAGTTATTGATGGTGATGAAAATGCTCCTTCAACCCGGTCAGGGCTGGCGAATTTGTACAAAGAAGCTACAAATGCATCTAGGCTGCTGCTGGTCTCACGAGTTGGCAATCAGAAGGTCCTTCCATGGATGGTTTCTTCCACAGGAGCAATTCGATGCTTTGACACTGTTTCAGTCAGCCAAAAGCTTTCATTGCACCGGCACGCCAAGGTTCCCATTCTCTTGCATGTTTTACTGTGGGACCGAGGATTGTCTATTCCAAGCGGGGGCAATAGATTTAGGGCTCCAACACCAGGTGCCCTGCCCTTACCGCCTGAAGTTCAGTTAGCATCCCATCCAAATGATAATCAAATACAGCCGTTGACACCTGAAGTTCCTACTGGGAGTCGAGAAGTTAGTGCTGGAGCTGAGGTGAGGCTTGAGCGAGACACGGCTGGGGAGCTCTCCTTTAGATTCCATGATTTTTCACTTTCAAGTAATTGG TCTTAA
- the LOC121238779 gene encoding uncharacterized protein LOC121238779 isoform X2 yields the protein MPMERVQPISDPRSSSTVLSIECLKGSSKADEWTGDFLQTGDIVEELRIGNPGSRRVNSSGSTLIFTAPFKNGRSGVQKVLHDAFKKKETSILVRVRRGADELAELQACIVPNESAGKKQYMLRSIADPNYTVGFLDRTESDCLELQASRSARMVTALSSTRLQDGYVAYPWERRMQECLSVPFSSCFLSVLLLPKASDQVASRYNDLEDTLARANAWLNASQASGVPIVFMNIQTESLLTKISGETASSTVNAGSLSDLSNLANASLYGFEDYHGVDIGVVKAVRLWYAPLGGELAIEIKLKEGDTKLGFAISRTEEGFIFISSVIDGDENAPSTRSGLANLYKEATNASRLLLVSRVGNQKVLPWMVSSTGAIRCFDTVSVSQKLSLHRHAKVPILLHVLLWDRGLSIPSGGNRFRAPTPGALPLPPEVQLASHPNDNQIQPLTPEVPTGSREVSAGAEVRLERDTAGELSFRFHDFSLSSNWWLQS from the exons ATGCCTATGGAACGAGTCCAGCCCATATCGGATCCAAGATCATCCTCAACGGTCCTCTCCATCGAGTGCCTCAAAGGCAGCTCCAAAGCCGACGAGTGGACCGGCGATTTCCTCCAAACCGGCGACATAGTCGAGGAGCTCCGCATCGGCAACCCCGGCTCCCGCCGAGTCAACAGCTCCGGTTCGACCCTCATATTCACGGCGCCGTTCAAGAACGGCAGGAGCGGTGTCCAGAAGGTTCTCCACGACGCGTTCAAGAAGAAGGAGACCTCGATTCTCGTCCGAGTTCGCAGGGGAGCGGATGAGCTCGCCGAGTTACAGGCTTGCATCGTGCCCAATGAATCGGCGGGGAAGAAACAGTACATGCTCAGGTCGATCGCTGATCCGAATTACACCGTTGGGTTCTTGGATCGAACGGAATCTGATTGCCTCGAGCTTCAAG CTTCAAGGAGTGCCAGGATGGTTACTGCACTATCCAGCACTCGCCTTCAAGATGGATATGTTGCATATCCATGGGAGAGGAGGATGCAGGAGTGCCTATCAGTTCCATTTTCAAGCTGCTTTCTTTCTGTACTTCTCCTTCCAAAAGCTTCAGATCAAGTTGCTTCTCGCTACAATGATTTGGAAGATACCCTTGCTAGGGCAAATGCATGGCTTAATGCGTCTCAGGCCTCTGGGGTTCCTATTGTCTTCATGAACATCCAGACTGAGTCTCTGCTTACCAAG ATCTCTGGAGAAACTGCTTCTTCCACAGTGAATGCCGGATCCTTATCTGATTTGTCTAATCTTGCAAATGCAAGTCTATATGGTTTTGAGGATTACCACGGGGTGGACATTGGTGTAGTTAAAGCAGTTCGTCTCTGGTATGCACCTCTTGGAGGAGAGCTTGCAATTGAGATCAAGCTAAAAGAAGGCGACACAAAGCTTGGGTTTGCCATTAGCCGCACAGAAGAG GGATTTATCTTCATCTCATCAGTTATTGATGGTGATGAAAATGCTCCTTCAACCCGGTCAGGGCTGGCGAATTTGTACAAAGAAGCTACAAATGCATCTAGGCTGCTGCTGGTCTCACGAGTTGGCAATCAGAAGGTCCTTCCATGGATGGTTTCTTCCACAGGAGCAATTCGATGCTTTGACACTGTTTCAGTCAGCCAAAAGCTTTCATTGCACCGGCACGCCAAGGTTCCCATTCTCTTGCATGTTTTACTGTGGGACCGAGGATTGTCTATTCCAAGCGGGGGCAATAGATTTAGGGCTCCAACACCAGGTGCCCTGCCCTTACCGCCTGAAGTTCAGTTAGCATCCCATCCAAATGATAATCAAATACAGCCGTTGACACCTGAAGTTCCTACTGGGAGTCGAGAAGTTAGTGCTGGAGCTGAGGTGAGGCTTGAGCGAGACACGGCTGGGGAGCTCTCCTTTAGATTCCATGATTTTTCACTTTCAAGTAATTGG TGGCTGCAGTCTTAA
- the LOC121238780 gene encoding histone H3.2 has product MARTKQTARKSTGGKAPRKQLATKAARKSAPATGGVKKPHRFRPGTVALREIRKYQKSTELLIRKLPFQRLVREIAQDFKTDLRFQSSAVSALQEAAEAYLVGLFEDTNLCAIHAKRVTIMPKDIQLARRIRGERA; this is encoded by the coding sequence ATGGCGCGTACCAAGCAGACTGCTCGTAAGTCTACCGGCGGGAAGGCTCCAAGGAAGCAGCTGGCTACTAAAGCAGCTCGGAAGTCCGCTCCAGCCACCGGAGGAGTCAAGAAGCCCCATAGGTTTAGGCCCGGGACGGTTGCCCTGAGAGAGATCAGGAAATATCAGAAGAGCACGGAGTTATTGATCCGGAAGCTTCCATTCCAAAGGCTGGTGAGAGAAATTGCGCAGGACTTCAAGACCGACCTTCGCTTCCAGAGCAGCGCCGTCTCAGCTCTACAGGAGGCGGCCGAAGCGTACCTGGTGGGTCTCTTCGAAGACACTAACCTGTGCGCCATTCACGCCAAAAGGGTCACTATAATGCCCAAGGATATCCAACTCGCTCGTCGGATTAGGGGGGAGAGAGCATAA